The DNA sequence CTTTTTTTCTCACTTTCCCCGACCCTGTCGGGGTGATGTTTCAAGGCCAGCTTGCGGTAGGCCGATTTTATATCCGCGGCGGCGGCGTCACGCGCTACGCCCAGGATGTCATAGTAGTCCCTTTTTTCCGTCATTTATTACCGTCTTTAGCGTCATTGTCTTCTTCAACCTCAGCGTCAACGACATTGTCTTTTTGCCCGGGGCCGTTATCCTGCCCGGCATCAGATGCGCCCGCTTCGTCTCCGGCATTGGGCTGCTCTTGCGAGGAGGTCTTTTTGTATGCTTCCGCGGCCAGGGCGTGGGATGCTTTTTCAAGGACATCTTTGGCCGCGCTCATTTTTTCGACATCGTCGGTTTTGAGGGCATCCTTGGCGTCTGCGGCCGCTTTTTCTATGCCGGACTTCTGCTCGGCGGACACTTTATCACCGAACTCTCCGATGCTTTTTTCGACGGAATAAACAAGGTTGTCAAGTTCGTTCCTCGCTTCTATTATTTTTTTCTTCCTGTTGTCTTCCTCTTCGTGCTCTTTCGCTTCTTTTGTGAGCTTCTCCACCTCTTCCTCGCTCAGGCCGGAAGAGGATTTGATTATGATGTCCTGCGATTTTCCCGTGGCCTTGTCCTGGGCGCTGACTTTCAGGATACCGTCCCTGTCTATGTCGAATTTCACCTCTATCTGGGGCACGCCTCTGGGCGCCGGCGGTATGCCGGAGAGCTCAAACTGGCCGAGAGACTTGTTGTCTTTGGCCATGGGTCGCTCACCCTGCAGGACATGCACCGTGACGGCGGGCTGATTGTCCGAGGCCGTTGAGAAGATCTGGCTTTTACCGACGGGTATGGTGGTGTTCCTGTCTATGAGTTTTGTGAACACGCCCCCCATCGTCTCTATGCCCAGCGACAGCGGCGTGACATCCAGAAGAAGCACGTCTTTGACATCGCCCTTGACGATGCCGGCCTGTATGGCGGCTCCGAGAGCGACGACTTCGTCGGGATTGACGCCCTTGTGGGGTTCTCTTGCGAAGAATTTTTTCACTTCCTCCTGCACCATGGGCATGCGTGTCTGGCCGCCGACAAGTATGACTTCCTTGATGTCGCCGACACTCACTTTCGCGTCGGAGAGAGCCTTTTTGCAGGGTTCCATCGTTTTGCGGACGAGATCGCCTGTTAACTGTTCGAGTTTTGAGCGGGTGAGTTTTATGCTCAGGTGTTTAGGCCCCGACGCGTCCGCCGTGATAAAGGGCAGATTGATTTCGCTCTCGAGCGCCGTTGAGAGTTCGCACTTGGCTTTTTCCGCGGCCTCTTTCAGCCTCTGAAGAGCCATGTTGTCGTTTTTAAGGTCCACCCCGCTGCTTTTTTTGAATTCGTCACAAAGCCAGTTGATGATGATGTGGTCAAAATCGTCTCCGCCCAGGTGCGTGTCGCCGTTGGTGGACTGCACCTCTATGGTGAAGGCCCCCTCGCTCTCGC is a window from the Candidatus Omnitrophota bacterium genome containing:
- the dnaK gene encoding molecular chaperone DnaK, which produces MAHVLGIDLGTTNSCMAVMEGGKPSVIPNAEGARTTPSIVAFTEKGEELVGMLAKRQAITNSERTVFSIKRFMGRKLASSTINEDKKNVPYQLTEASNGDVRVRIKGRDYSPPEISAKILTKMKKDAESHLGETITEAVITVPAYFNDSQRQATKEAGEIAGLKVLRIINEPTAAALAYGMDKKKNELVAVYDLGGGTFDISILEIGESEGAFTIEVQSTNGDTHLGGDDFDHIIINWLCDEFKKSSGVDLKNDNMALQRLKEAAEKAKCELSTALESEINLPFITADASGPKHLSIKLTRSKLEQLTGDLVRKTMEPCKKALSDAKVSVGDIKEVILVGGQTRMPMVQEEVKKFFAREPHKGVNPDEVVALGAAIQAGIVKGDVKDVLLLDVTPLSLGIETMGGVFTKLIDRNTTIPVGKSQIFSTASDNQPAVTVHVLQGERPMAKDNKSLGQFELSGIPPAPRGVPQIEVKFDIDRDGILKVSAQDKATGKSQDIIIKSSSGLSEEEVEKLTKEAKEHEEEDNRKKKIIEARNELDNLVYSVEKSIGEFGDKVSAEQKSGIEKAAADAKDALKTDDVEKMSAAKDVLEKASHALAAEAYKKTSSQEQPNAGDEAGASDAGQDNGPGQKDNVVDAEVEEDNDAKDGNK